The DNA sequence CTGAGCCAGCTCTGGCCCGGAGAAGACAACTTCCGGAATTGCCGTGTAATCAATTTCCATTGGTTCACCTGCAATAGCTTCTGCTGCTACTTTAGCTTCGTAGGAAGCCTTATGAGCAAGTGCAGGTCCTTGAACGATGTCACCGATTGCGTAAATGTTAGATACGGATGTACGGCACTGCTTGTCAATTTTCACAAGCCCATTATCATCCATTTCAACACCGGCCTGTTCAAGCCCAAGTTCCTGAGTATTCGGTTTACGACCTACTGTTACGAGGAGAACATCTCCCTCGAATTCCTCTTCTTTACCTTGAACTTCAGCTTTTACTTTTACTCCGTTTTTCGTTTCTTCCATTTCTTGAGCCATTGCTTCCGTCTTAATAGTTACACCTTTGTTTTTAAGGCGCTTGGAAACGAGCTGACTCATCTGCTTTTCAAAGCCAGGAAGGATTTGCTTCGTACCTTCAAGTATTGTTACTTCAGAACCAAGATCCGCGTAAGCTGATCCCAGTTCCACCCCGATGTAACCACCACCGATTACGACCATTTTTTTAGGAACTTCTTTAAGGGCAAGAGCGCCTGTGGAAGACATGACTTTGCCTTCTTTAAATTTAAATTTTGGAATCTCAATTGGAGAAGAGCCTGTAGCAATAATACAGTTGTTGAACTTATAAGTTTGAGAAGACTTATCATCCATTATCTTAGCTGTGGAATCTTCTCCAAAATATGCTTCTCCGCGTACTATCTCCACGTTGTTGCCTTTTAAAAGACCTTCTACTCCTCCAGTAAGCTTTTCAACCACTGAGCCTTTCCATTTTTGAACCTTCGAAAAATCGAGCTTGACATCTCCCACGGAGATACCCATGTCATCTGAATTATGAACGTTATGAAAACGATGACCTGCTTCAATAAGAGCTTTTGATGGAATACAACCGACATTCAGGCATACACCGCCCAAATTTTCTTTTTCTACAATTGTTACTTTCTGGCCTAGCTGAGCAGCACGGATCGCAGCTACGTATCCTCCCGGGCCGGAACCAATGATCAGTGTATCTACTTCAATTGGAAAATCACCTACTACCATAAATTATCCCTCCATTACTAGTAATTGTGGATCGTTCAACAGACGCTTAATATGGTTTAACGCATGCTGCGCTGTCGCACCATCAATGATACGATGATCAAAGCTCAATGACAAGGCTAAAACAGGCGCAATAACGACTTCACCGTCTTTCACTACTGGCTTCTCTGAAATTCGTCCAAGTCCAAGAATGGCTACTTCTGGATGATTGATAACTGGAGTAAACCATTGACCGCCGGCTGATCCTATATTTGTAATCGTTATAGAAGCGCCCTTCATTTCTTCAGAGGCGAGCTTTCCATCCCGTGCTTTACCTGCAAGGTCATTAATTTGATCAGAAATCTTGAATATAGATTTACGGTCAGTGTTTTTCACGACTGGAACAAGAAGACCTTTTTCCGTGTCCGCTGCAATACCAATGTTGTAATAATGCTTATGCACGATCTCTTCAGTTGAATCATCGAGAGACGTATTTAGAGCAGGGAATTCACGCACAGCACTGGTTAATGCTTTCACAACATAAGGAAGATAGGTGAGTTTAATCCCTTTTTCCTGAGCTACCGGCTTAAACTGTTTACGGTGCTCTACAAGAGCTGTTACATCAATCTCGTCCATTAGAGTTACGTGCGGAGCTGTCTGCTTGGAATTAACCATCGCTTTAGCGATTGCTTTACGCATGCCGGACATTTTTTCGCGTGTTTCAGATTCCCCTTCTGCAGGCTCATACGCTGCTACAGGCTGCTTTTCTTCCTTCTTTGTCTCTTCTTGAGGAGCCTCTTCGGAAGCAGCTGATTTTTGGTCACCGGAAGCAAATGCATCTATATCTTCACGCATAACACGGCCATTCTTTCCAGAACCGCGCACCTGGCGAATGTTTACATCCTGTTCTCTTGCATATTTACGTACGGAAGGCATCGCGATAACTCGTGCACTTTCATCTACTTCTTCTGCAGATTCAGGCTGCTCCTGCTTTTCTTCTGATTTTTCTTCAGAACTGTCTTCCTTTTTTTCTTCCGTGCTTTCTTCTTCCTCTTCCTCTGACTCTTCTTCTTCCGGAGGTTCCGCGTCAGTATCGAAAGTTATGATAACTGTTCCTACTGTCGTAACTGTTCCTTCTTCAACGTGAAGTTTTTTGATTGTTCCGTCGACGGGAGATGGAATTTCAACGACTGCCTTATCATTTTGAACTTCACACAGGACGTCATCTTCTTTTACCTCGTCCCCTTCTTTTACTTCCCACTTAACAATTTCACCTTCATGAATACCTTCACCGATATCCGGAAGTTTAAATTCATATGCCATGTATATGCCTCCATTTCTTATAAAAACTAATCAAGTGATGAAAGAGGAGAAGCCAGAAATGCCAGCTTCCCTCCTTTTCCACTTCAATTAAAATTCAATAATTTCTTTTACTTTAGCTGCAACGTCTTTTTCGTTCGGAAGCCATGTATCTTCTGCGGCTGCAAACGGGAAAATAGTGTCTGGTGCCGTAACTCTTCCGACTGGAGCCTCCAGGCTTAAAATAGCTCGATCGTTTATTTCCGCGACGACTGTAGCAGCAATTCCTGCCTGTTTCTGAGCTTCCTGAACTACGACAGCGCGATTTGTTTTCTTAACAGATTCAATAATTGTTTCAATATCGAGCGGGCTGACAGTTCGAAGGTCAACAACTTCCGCAGATATTCCGTCTTTTTCAAGCTTTTCAGCAGCTTTAAGTGAAGTCTGAACCATTGCTCCGTAAGAAATAATAGAAATGTCTGTCCCTTCACGCTTAATGTCTGCTTTGCCCAATGGTACCGTATATTCCTCTTCCGGTACTTCATCCCGGAAAGAACGATAAAGTTTCATGTGTTCCAAAAAGACAACTGGATCGTTGTCGCGGATGGCAGAAATAAGAAGACCTTTCGCATCATAAGGGTTAGACGGGATTACAACTTTCAGGCCTGGCGTCTGTGCCATAAGCCCTTCCAGACTGTCTGCGTGCATTTCCGGAGTTTTTACTCCGCCGCCAAACGGGGAGCGGATCGTAACGGGAGCATTGTAGACTCCCCCTGAACGGTAGTTAAGACGGGCCATCTGTCCTGCCACGGAATCAAAAGCTTCAAATACGAAACCGAAGAATTGAAGTTCCATAACGGAACGGTAGCCTGTCAGACTGAGGCCATGAGCCAGACCGCCGATACCGGATTCAGCAAGCGGTGTGTCAAATACGCGCTCCTCGCCAAATTCTTTTTGCAGACCATCTGTAGCGCGGAAAACTCCACCATTCAGACCCACGTCTTCTCCGTAAACTAATACTTTTTCATCATTTTTCAATTCATTTCGCATTGCATCTGTAATAGCTTGAATCATTGTCATTTGCGCCATAGCTTACTTCGACTCCTTCTTCTCGTATTGTTCACGCTGCTCATCAAGGTTCGTAGGTTTCTGATCGGAATAAGTGATATCAATCAAGTCTGTAACTTTCTGCTTAGGGGCTCCGTCTGCTTCTTTGATAGCAGCTTTAATATCTTCTTTGGCCTGTTCAACAATTTTTTCTTCTTCTTCTTCAGACCATAACTTCTTTCCTTCAAGGAATTTACGGAAACGGACGATCGGATCTTTCTTTTCCCACTCATCGTCCTCTTCAGAAGTACGGTAACGAGTCGGATCGTCGCCAGCCATCGTATGAGGCCCATAGCGGTACGTCATGAGCTCAAGCATTGTCGGCCCATTTCCCTCAATACCGCGGTTTCTCGCTTCTTCCGTAGCTGCATAAACAGCAAGAATATCCATTCCGTCCACCTGCTGGCCATGAATGCCGGCTGCAACAGCTTTTTGAGCGATTGTTTTAGCTGCAGACTGCTGCTCAACTGGTACGGAAATAGCAAATCGATTGTTCTGTACGATAAATACTGCAGGAAGATTAAACGCGCCAGCGAAATTCATTCCTTCATAGAAATCTCCCTGAGAAGCTCCGCCGTCTCCTGTATACGTGACCGCTACCTGCTCCTCTTTATCTTTTTTCAGACCCATAGCTACACCTGCCGTCTGGGTTATCTGAGCGCCGATAATGATTTGCGGGAGCATAATACGTACTCCTTCAGGAACCTGGCCGCCCTGAAAATGTCCACGTGACCATAAGAACGCCTGGTGAAGCGGAAGCCCGTGGTAATAGATCTGTGGAATATCACGGTAACCCGGCAGAATCCAGTCCTTTTTATCCAGAGCAAACTGAGAACCTATCATTGAAGCTTCCTGACCAGCGACCGGTGCATAGAAACCAAGACGTCCCTGCCGGTTCAAGGAAATAGCACGCTGATCCCAAATTCTTGTATAAACCATACGCGTCATCATTTCTTTCAATTGTTCATCTGAAAGTTCAGGCATTGCTTCCTTATTAACTATCTTTCCTTTTTCATCGAGAATTTGAAAAGTTTCAAACTGCTCTTCAACTTTTTGGAGCTCTTTCGTTTTTTCCATGAAAAGATTCACCTCATCATTATTATTTAATTAACAAACTTTCTGTCCTGCCACTTGTAGTTCAGATTTGTAAGCTGATAACACAGAGTAATTGATAGAAGCAGCATAGCAGCTTGTTTCTGTAGTACGTTTTTCCTGAAAAGTATTAATACAACCCTTCATTTACGTCCCTAAGTTTACACGAAACAAAGTTAGCTCGTCAACGCTTTTGCAGTAGTTACAAGCTTATTTATTGAAATACAGCTTGTTAACTGATTCACAAGAGCTTTATAACTGTGTCAGCCTTTTAAACTTCCTGTTATACTTCCCTGCCCAATTTAAAGGACGAATCCTTAAAAAACATATTAGTTCCATTATACCCGCGGCTGATGAAAAACATGCTTACTATTTTGTCTCTGCAATTTCTGATACTGAATACTGATTTTGCTGCTAATGATGTAGTTCTATTCCCGCCGCGCTGTAAAATTCTAATTTCGCGTCGTTAAATTTTTCAGTCTGTCGATTGAATGTTTCATTCAGCTCTTCTATTTCATTGTAAAAGTCATTAACTGCGTTCTGGTGATCTTCAAGTTCTGCTGCGGAAAGACTTTCCTGGGAAAGTAGCCGGTAGAGATCGATATCCTTATCAATTGAACGGTTATAAATGTCGATCAGTTCTTCATACGTGTAATATCTTTTTTCC is a window from the Alkalicoccus halolimnae genome containing:
- the lpdA gene encoding dihydrolipoyl dehydrogenase, whose translation is MVVGDFPIEVDTLIIGSGPGGYVAAIRAAQLGQKVTIVEKENLGGVCLNVGCIPSKALIEAGHRFHNVHNSDDMGISVGDVKLDFSKVQKWKGSVVEKLTGGVEGLLKGNNVEIVRGEAYFGEDSTAKIMDDKSSQTYKFNNCIIATGSSPIEIPKFKFKEGKVMSSTGALALKEVPKKMVVIGGGYIGVELGSAYADLGSEVTILEGTKQILPGFEKQMSQLVSKRLKNKGVTIKTEAMAQEMEETKNGVKVKAEVQGKEEEFEGDVLLVTVGRKPNTQELGLEQAGVEMDDNGLVKIDKQCRTSVSNIYAIGDIVQGPALAHKASYEAKVAAEAIAGEPMEIDYTAIPEVVFSGPELAQVGLTEQQAKDEGYEVVASKFPFQANGRALSLNETEGFLKMVTRKEDGLVLGVQIAGHNASDMISEACVAIESGMTAEDLALTIHAHPSLGEITMETAEVALGMPIHTLK
- the pdhA gene encoding pyruvate dehydrogenase (acetyl-transferring) E1 component subunit alpha; the protein is MEKTKELQKVEEQFETFQILDEKGKIVNKEAMPELSDEQLKEMMTRMVYTRIWDQRAISLNRQGRLGFYAPVAGQEASMIGSQFALDKKDWILPGYRDIPQIYYHGLPLHQAFLWSRGHFQGGQVPEGVRIMLPQIIIGAQITQTAGVAMGLKKDKEEQVAVTYTGDGGASQGDFYEGMNFAGAFNLPAVFIVQNNRFAISVPVEQQSAAKTIAQKAVAAGIHGQQVDGMDILAVYAATEEARNRGIEGNGPTMLELMTYRYGPHTMAGDDPTRYRTSEEDDEWEKKDPIVRFRKFLEGKKLWSEEEEEKIVEQAKEDIKAAIKEADGAPKQKVTDLIDITYSDQKPTNLDEQREQYEKKESK
- a CDS encoding alpha-ketoacid dehydrogenase subunit beta produces the protein MAQMTMIQAITDAMRNELKNDEKVLVYGEDVGLNGGVFRATDGLQKEFGEERVFDTPLAESGIGGLAHGLSLTGYRSVMELQFFGFVFEAFDSVAGQMARLNYRSGGVYNAPVTIRSPFGGGVKTPEMHADSLEGLMAQTPGLKVVIPSNPYDAKGLLISAIRDNDPVVFLEHMKLYRSFRDEVPEEEYTVPLGKADIKREGTDISIISYGAMVQTSLKAAEKLEKDGISAEVVDLRTVSPLDIETIIESVKKTNRAVVVQEAQKQAGIAATVVAEINDRAILSLEAPVGRVTAPDTIFPFAAAEDTWLPNEKDVAAKVKEIIEF
- a CDS encoding dihydrolipoamide acetyltransferase family protein, translating into MAYEFKLPDIGEGIHEGEIVKWEVKEGDEVKEDDVLCEVQNDKAVVEIPSPVDGTIKKLHVEEGTVTTVGTVIITFDTDAEPPEEEESEEEEEESTEEKKEDSSEEKSEEKQEQPESAEEVDESARVIAMPSVRKYAREQDVNIRQVRGSGKNGRVMREDIDAFASGDQKSAASEEAPQEETKKEEKQPVAAYEPAEGESETREKMSGMRKAIAKAMVNSKQTAPHVTLMDEIDVTALVEHRKQFKPVAQEKGIKLTYLPYVVKALTSAVREFPALNTSLDDSTEEIVHKHYYNIGIAADTEKGLLVPVVKNTDRKSIFKISDQINDLAGKARDGKLASEEMKGASITITNIGSAGGQWFTPVINHPEVAILGLGRISEKPVVKDGEVVIAPVLALSLSFDHRIIDGATAQHALNHIKRLLNDPQLLVMEG